AACGTGCCGCCGTCCTGCGGTGCGTGGGCCACCGGCTCCGTGATCTCCAGGCCGCGGGCGGTCAGCTCGTCGTGGGCCGCCTTCGCGTCGGCGACGCAGAGCTGGAGGCCCTGGTAGGAGCCCGGGGCCGGGGTCGGGCCGTCCATCGTGTCCCAGAGGGTGTCGGCCAGCGCGATGGAACAGCCGGACCCCGGCGGGGTCAGCTGGACGATGCGCATGCCCGGCATGACCTCCGCGTCGATGTCCACGTGGAAGCCGAGCTTGTCGCGGTAGAACTCCTTGGCCCGGTCGACGTCACTGACGGGGAGCGGGATCACCTCGAGTGTGTAGTCCATGGGCCGAGTACATCAGGGAGCCCACGGCTTGTCAGCGCGAATGGCGGCCTCCGCCCGCGCCCCCTCACCCGAAGCGCCACCGCGTCTGGCTGAACGGTTCTCCCTTGCCGAAGCCGAACGCGGTGCGGGGGGCCACCTCGAAGACGTACGCGTGGCCCGGACCGTGGTGGAAGCAGCCGTCCCGCACCTCGTAGTGCCAGAAGCTGCCGTACTTCTCCTCCCAGGCCGCCGCGAGCCGCCGCAGCCTGGCCTCGTCGGTGATCCGGACCGCCGAGCCCTCGACGACCAGGTCGTATCCCTTGTCCCAGAGGTTGATGCCCGTGGTCAGCACGGTCTCGGGGTTGGCCGCCAGGTTCCGGGCCTTGCGCTCCTCGGGGCCCGTGCAGAAATGCAGCGCCCCGTCCAGCCAGACCGCCGGCAGCGGTGTCACGTGCGGGCGCCCGTCGGGGCGTACGGTCGAGATCCAGAAGAGCTCTGCCGCCTTGAGCTGCCGCACGGCGTCGGACCATGGCGTCGCCGCCGCCCCCGGACTGCTGTACCGGGCATCCAGCTCCGTACGGGGTTCCTCGCTCGACATGATCCGCCTCCTGACGCCGTCACCCATGCTCCCGTCCAAGTACGGACCGCGCACGCGGGCAGAACTCATCGGTCAGGCCGTAGGCTCGGGCCAGGGATGATCGAACGGAGGCGCGGGGATGACGGTGCCGCAAGGGCGCAGAAGCAGTACGTTCACGCGGCTGCTGCGGCATGGCTTCACCGATCCGTCCACGGCCGAGAGACTGCTGGGCGCTCCCGAGCTGTCCGCCGTGCGGACCGACCCGGTGCTCCTGGACGCCCTCGGTGCCGCCGCCGACCCGGACCTGGCGCTCCTGGGCCTCGTACGCCTGGTCGAGGGGCAGCCCGACGACACCAGCCGCCAGGAGCTGCTCGACACCCTGGTCAGCGCCAAGCCGCTGCGCGACCGGCTGCTGGGCGTGCTCGGCGCGTCCGAGGCCCTCGCCGACCACCTGGCCAGGCACCCCAGCGACTGGCAGGCCCTGGTCACGTACGAGCTGGCCGACCTGCACCCCGGCGTCGAGGAGTTCGAGCGCGGTCTCGCCGACGCCACCGACCCGGTCTCGCTCCGCGTCTCCTACCGCCGCTGCCTCCTTGCCATAGCGGCCCGTGACGTCTGCGGCACGACGGACCTGCCCGAGGCCGCCGCCGAGCTCGCGGACCTGGCGACGGCGACCCTGCGCGCCGCGCTCAGCATGGCCGAGCAGGCGGCCCCCGCGGACGCCGCGCAGTGCAGGCTCGCCGTCATCGCGATGGGCAAGTGCGGTGGCCACGAGCTGAATTACGTGTCCGATGTGGACGTCATCTTCGTGGGTGAGGCCGTCGACGGCACGGACGGCGCCGATGAGGGCAAGGCGATCCAGGCCGCCACCCGGCTCGCCTCGCACATGATGCGGATCTGCTCGGAGACGACGGTCGAGGGCACGATCTGGCCGGTCGACGCCAACCTCCGCCCGGAGGGCCGCAACGGCCCCCTGGTGCGTACCCTCAGCAGCCACCTCGCCTACTACCAGCGCTGGGCCAAGACCTGGGAGTTCCAGGCGCTGCTCAAGGCACGCCCGGTG
This Streptomyces sp. NBC_01283 DNA region includes the following protein-coding sequences:
- a CDS encoding VOC family protein; translation: MDYTLEVIPLPVSDVDRAKEFYRDKLGFHVDIDAEVMPGMRIVQLTPPGSGCSIALADTLWDTMDGPTPAPGSYQGLQLCVADAKAAHDELTARGLEITEPVAHAPQDGGTFMYFKDPDGNGWAIQEYRVRATTPLREAIASAP
- a CDS encoding pyridoxamine 5'-phosphate oxidase family protein, whose product is MSSEEPRTELDARYSSPGAAATPWSDAVRQLKAAELFWISTVRPDGRPHVTPLPAVWLDGALHFCTGPEERKARNLAANPETVLTTGINLWDKGYDLVVEGSAVRITDEARLRRLAAAWEEKYGSFWHYEVRDGCFHHGPGHAYVFEVAPRTAFGFGKGEPFSQTRWRFG